In Halichondria panicea chromosome 13, odHalPani1.1, whole genome shotgun sequence, one genomic interval encodes:
- the LOC135346563 gene encoding uncharacterized protein LOC135346563 has protein sequence MSAHDVILVNRHGEVAHGTRVYSAAPTLQVLRIRLTVKTVRFAMENGDVLSLHRGMRKGAILVYFDQPCDEPRFQKDINFGGVVSRDFCIINMKNCFGITVDTCQGLCNRFLDAMLLPIMRGGGLHTLSTKSGSAINFRDYKTCAVMFFEVQARDMPFITKHIRSDHPVQGMEYQYSKSFDGILCLVAASAHGFAYFQLCLEIASPSCSIIHLLLSGEFNFDKVVRCFKTNMQNMPELIPYFNKESHPNVSQQRFILWDKLVGCKHTMQSMLASGHTHHCVAAKEIMKRGKISLNNMYSLPPPGAYLGAAYPPSLQLTNPNINPMQIGYSSCVREVPMLDLTQSAEVVVSPVQMSPKVSKVQPMPKVLVDQETQTEKQKATDLITEGEKLFTERMDEIAALKNIISKSADASVLLLEKVKDIASAQEKSDEDDKFPVAARVPSKTIQKEEDC, from the coding sequence ATGTCTGCTCATGATGTTATTTTGGTTAATCGCCATGGTGAAGTTGCTCACGGAACGCGTGTGTACTCGGCCGCTCCTACATTACAAGTACTTAGAATTAGACTCACAGTGAAAACTGTGAGGTTTGCAATGGAAAATGGCGATGTGCTTTCGCTGCACAGGGGCATGAGGAAGGGGGCCATCTTAGTCTACTTTGATCAACCTTGTGACGAGCCCAGGTTCCAAAAAGACATCAATTTTGGCGGTGTTGTTTCCAGAGACTTCTGCATAATCAACATGAAGAACTGCTTTGGCATAACTGTCGACACTTGTCAGGGCCTCTGCAATCGTTTCTTGGATGCCATGCTCCTTCCCATCATGAGAGGTGGTGGATTGCACACTCTGTCGACTAAGAGTGGCAGTGCAATCAACTTCCGAGACTACAAGACCTGTGCAGTCATGTTCTTTGAAGTCCAAGCCCGAGACATGCCGTTCATAACCAAACATATCCGTAGTGACCACCCAGTCCAAGGGATGGAGTACCAGTACTCGAAATCTTTTGATGGTATTCTTTGCCTTGTTGCAGCTTCGGCACACGGTTTTGCATACTTTCAACTTTGTTTGGAAATAGCTTCTCCATCTTGCAGCATTATTCATCTCTTGCTGAGTGGAGAGTTTAATTTTGACAAAGTTGTGCGATGCTTCAAGACAAACATGCAAAACATGCCAGAACTTATCCCTTACTTCAACAAAGAAAGTCACCCAAATGTGTCTCAACAGAGATTCATCTTGTGGGACAAGCTTGTAGGCTGCAAGCACACCATGCAGAGCATGTTAGCTTCTGGACATACCCACCACTGTGTAGCTGCAAAAGAGATTATGAAACGAGGAAAAATATCTCTAAACAATATGTATTCTCTTCCTCCTCCTGGTGCCTACCTTGGTGCAGCTTACCCTCCAAGTCTTCAACTGACTAATCCTAATATCAACCCCATGCAAATTGGTTACTCTTCATGTGTCCGCGAAGTGCCTATGCTTGATCTTACTCAATCTGCCGAAGTGGTTGTTTCTCCAGTTCAGATGTCACCTAAAGTGAGCAAAGTTCAGCCAATGCCAAAAGTGCTTGTGGACCAAGAAACTCAAACAGAGAAACAAAAAGCTACAGATCTTATAACTGAAGGAGAAAAATTGTTCACAGAAAGGATGGATGAGATTGCTGCTCTTAAAAATATCATCAGTAAATCTGCCGATGCATCAGTTTTGTTGCTTGAGAAGGTCAAAGACATAGCATCAGCTCAAGAAAAAAGTGATGAAGATGACAAGTTTCCAGTTGCTGCCCGAGTACCGAGTAAGACCATTCAAAAAGAGGAAGACTGTTGA
- the LOC135346568 gene encoding uncharacterized protein LOC135346568 has translation MGLASTAPANMSSLKQAIRLNLTVGYTEVEELWEWTKDPVGTLHSMIAKYFPGKLFKVNFRVKCPGEKPTWVHVAPDKSVLEELKTEKDERWELIEIRVDYENCPLAPVSFLVGGPSVDLNTFAACVAHQTAVQCCCANEDMMVEANGKGGFPGPPVPPTSFMSAQGVVFTEKGYPTPECTAALCSVSPTNWDGATGEQQTDGNLLFRKHHHPKPKPPKPKPKPVVQKQKVIIPRPMQEIVLSENATDCSANDVYLKAIEMVSSEGLTLNVALFTSDNQYIDPDIKSMREEFGQTINIYGLVLGQVQKKDRANFFANPRKRPCTEGEDCMPMPPPSTQKIELIVQINNNEEHYKISTNNTLMKIAKELFDNGDVHAPEEVEFKTMDGKVDGKVLSPRTKIGVLGLTDGETICASPVTENM, from the coding sequence ATGGGACTGGCATCTACAGCTCCAGCCAACATGTCTTCTCTGAAACAAGCAATCCGCCTCAACTTGACAGTTGGCTACACAGAAGTGGAAGAGCTATGGGAGTGGACAAAAGACCCTGTTGGGACCCTGCACAGCATGATTGCCAAGTACTTCCCAGGCAAGCTGTTCAAGGTCAACTTCAGAGTCAAGTGCCCTGGAGAAAAACCCACCTGGGTGCATGTGGCTCCAGACAAATCGGTGCTAGAAGAACTGAAGACAGAGAAAGACGAGAGGTGGGAGCTCATCGAGATCCGTGTGGACTACGAAAACTGTCCATTGGCACCTGTTTCCTTCCTTGTCGGAGGACCTTCGGTGGACCTCAATACCTTTGCAGCCTGTGTTGCTCACCAAACGGCTGTGCAGTGCTGCTGTGCAAACGAAGACATGATGGTGGAAGCCAACGGCAAGGGTGGCTTTCCTGGACCTCCAGTTCCACCCACCTCCTTCATGTCGGCCCAAGGCGTTGTTTTTACTGAAAAAGGTTATCCCACTCCCGAATGCACTGCAGCCCTGTGCTCTGTCTCCCCGACCAACTGGGACGGAGCAACTGGCGAACAACAAACAGACGGCAACCTCCTGTTCAGGAAGCACCACCACCCCAAGCCCAAACCCCCCAAGCCAAAGCCCAAGCCTGTTGTTCAGAAACAGAAGGTCATCATTCCCAGACCCATGCAGGAAATTGTTCTGTCTGAGAACGCCACAGACTGCTCTGCCAACGATGTCTACCTGAAAGCGATTGAGATGGTGTCTTCTGAAGGCCTCACTCTTAATGTGGCTCTGTTCACGTCTGACAACCAGTACATTGACCCAGACATCAAAAGCATGAGAGAAGAATTTGGACAGACTATCAACATTTACGGACTTGTGCTGGGGCAAGTTCAAAAGAAGGACAGGGCTAACTTCTTTGCCAACCCGAGGAAGAGGCCTTGCACAGAAGGCGAAGACTGCATGCCCATGCCCCCACCTTCTACCCAGAAAATTGAACTCATTGTTCAAATCAACAACAACGAAGAACACTACAAAATATCTACAAACAACACCCTGATGAAGATTGCAAAGGAGCTGTTTGACAACGGAGATGTGCATGCACCTGAGGAAGTGGAATTCAAGACAATGGACGGAAAAGTGGACGGAAAAGTGCTGTCGCCCAGGACTAAGATAGGGGTCCTGGGTCTGACTGATGGGGAGACCATATGTGCATCGCCAGTCACAGAGAACATGTAG
- the LOC135346582 gene encoding uncharacterized protein LOC135346582, translating into MLRFKDKSESDVIVYEVDCTERWQEDDSTEHGMGALAPHNRMHVYDTFILPLCLEEPDNTGGVHGKPMDVKDPSNYFGYVRRDSELTYQVKMAYNQWEIEDTKFKTLFGFSPENSPAVTHKKIVHADWKTDSMLSVSESMPYQGSHNYRELFQYHPLTSVVFSVGSNNDLHLRSEDTMHTPIPPSLVYDVEELLVYMMRAYKHPMSCSDGNPFKPLARAVLASEDPHVQLSVKKVFSHAGIQVHMPAPKASRSKVQEEEMYAYKQGLALLLEQQMIKFSAVLPDGAPFVRWFKKTSPIGDLYHDLYREFNFEGYKVYYLTTDGDEAVMAAPLPDVTVEEAIDLIQTGNHVTLTFEEQM; encoded by the coding sequence ATGCTCAGATTCAAGGACAAGAGCGAAAGTGATGTGATTGTGTACGAAGTCGACTGCACAGAGAGGTGGCAGGAAGACGACAGCACAGAGCATGGCATGGGTGCACTTGCTCCCCACAACAGAATGCATGTGTACGACACCTTCATCCTGCCCCTCTGCCTGGAGGAACCAGACAACACTGGGGGAGTTCATGGCAAACCCATGGATGTCAAAGACCCCAGCAACTACTTTGGCTATGTCAGGAGGGACTCTGAGCTCACCTATCAAGTGAAGATGGCCTACAACCAGTGGGAAATCGAGGACACCAAGTTCAAGACTCTCTTTGGGTTCAGCCCAGAAAACTCCCCTGCTGTGACTCACAAGAAGATAGTGCATGCAGACTGGAAGACAGACAGCATGCTGTCTGTGTCCGAAAGCATGCCCTACCAGGGGAGTCACAACTACAGAGAACTCTTTCAGTACCACCCTCTCACAAGTGTTGTGTTCAGTGTGGGTTCAAACAATGACCTTCATCTGAGGTCTGAAGACACCATGCACACTCCCATACCTCCCTCCTTGGTCTACGACGTGGAGGAACTGCTTGTCTACATGATGCGAGCTTACAAGCACCCCATGTCTTGCTCTGATGGCAACCCTTTCAAACCTTTGGCCAGAGCTGTGCTGGCTTCTGAAGACCCACACGTTCAGCTGTCTGTCAAGAAAGTGTTTTCTCATGCAGGCATTCAAGTGCATATGCCTGCTCCCAAAGCTTCTCGCAGCAAAGTCCAAGAAGAGGAAATGTATGCATACAAACAGGGCCTGGCTTTGCTCTTGGAACAGCAAATGATAAAGTTCAGTGCTGTATTGCCCGATGGAGCACCCTTTGTCAGGTGGTTCAAGAAGACTTCGCCCATTGGAGACCTCTACCATGACCTTTATCGAGAATTTAACTTTGAAGGCTACAAAGTCTACTACCTGACCACCGATGGAGACGAAGCAGTGATGGCAGCTCCATTGCCTGATGTGACTGTTGAGGAAGCCATAGACTTGATACAGACTGGAAATCATGTGACATTAACATTCGAGGAACAGATGTAG
- the LOC135346615 gene encoding uncharacterized protein LOC135346615, with product MDLASEIAKEPENYPDIPPELLKTVTGAHTTLSRDQFQDQFGCTLIDTKEYTMAIDMSDVTKGLPMEINGLNPVGPFLSLPLSVSETCVDFSTGQVARRGHSIFTELTGIALIGNYDFPEVVALVENVGIIPGEKYKGAPATGSLPCNFKGESLMC from the coding sequence ATGGACCTGGCATCTGAAATTGCCAAAGAGCCGGAAAACTATCCAGACATACCTCCAGAACTGCTCAAGACTGTGACTGGTGCTCACACCACTCTGAGCAGAGACCAGTTCCAGGACCAGTTTGGCTGCACTCTGATAGACACCAAAGAGTACACAATGGCAATTGACATGTCTGATGTCACCAAAGGTCTTCCCATGGAAATCAACGGGCTCAACCCTGTGGGTCCCTTCCTCTCCCTGCCACTCAGTGTCTCTGAGACCTGTGTGGATTTCTCCACTGGACAAGTTGCCAGGAGGGGTCACTCCATCTTCACAGAACTCACAGGCATTGCTCTGATTGGCAACTACGACTTTCCAGAGGTGGTGGCACTTGTGGAGAACGTTGGCATCATTCCTGGAGAAAAGTACAAGGGAGCTCCGGCCACAGGGAGCCTGCCCTGCAACTTCAAGGGAGAGTCTCTCATGTGCTGA
- the LOC135346617 gene encoding uncharacterized protein LOC135346617, which produces MNKILADNRMPHPLYPDIYVDPINGFPKDKDAYPLSIPVLDLPLYKHLDRELKTRSHKLFILDCFSFLRRNPEREAKIPLAVRTQFVCDANETWLYLEAALFTLQSTNRYQVQEYVRGTVSWLKGHIVTIAFPVSGTNFGFGWDLETLSAITGMPAPLVGLLQVGAVTPLSSGQGTVTLSTSDAVTEYDEEPNDVKKYKPQAKWFNLCIHFAKAKTMIHARLAVDGTQQRKFTRNKSQLDCEYIETTGEKADPEGIPSKASCGIL; this is translated from the coding sequence ATGAACAAGATATTGGCAGACAACAGAATGCCTCACCCCCTCTATCCAGACATCTATGTCGACCCGATCAACGGTTTTCCAAAAGACAAAGATGCATACCCCCTAAGCATTCCTGTCCTTGATCTTCCTCTGTACAAGCACTTGGACAGAGAATTGAAGACCAGGTCTCACAAGCTCTTCATCCTGGATTGCTTCAGCTTCCTCAGAAGAAACCCTGAGAGGGAGGCCAAAATCCCTCTTGCTGTTCGCACGCAATTTGTCTGTGATGCCAACGAGACCTGGCTGTATCTGGAAGCTGCCCTTTTCACACTGCAATCCACCAACAGGTACCAGGTGCAAGAGTATGTCCGGGGAACTGTGAGCTGGCTGAAGGGGCACATTGTGACCATTGCTTTCCCTGTTTCTGGAACTAACTTTGGGTTTGGCTGGGACCTGGAGACCCTTAGTGCAATAACCGGAATGCCTGCTCCTCTGGTTGGCCTTCTACAAGTGGGAGCTGTCACACCTCTTTCCAGTGGACAAGGGACTGTGACGCTTTCCACGTCTGATGCAGTCACAGAATATGACGAAGAACCAAACGATGTGAAAAAATACAAGCCACAAGCTAAGTGGTTCAACCTTTGCATACACTTTGCCAAAGCCAAAACCATGATTCATGCTCGGCTGGCTGTAGACGGAACGCAGCAAAGGAAGTTCACCAGGAACAAGTCTCAGCTTGACTGCGAATACATAGAAACCACTGGAGAAAAGGCAGACCCTGAAGGAATCCCTTCAAAGGCCTCTTGTGGCATTCTGTGA